The DNA window ataattttaatatatatacctaatttccaattatatgcaacattttatattataatacattacgtaataattaagATTACACATAAAttgttcttattatttttttcatatattttatttataggtTGATCTTGTATCAGACAATGGGCTGTTTAGGGCTGAAGTACCATCGGGTGCTTCCACCGGTGTTCATGAAGCTTTAGAACTTCGAGATAATGATAAATCTAAGTATCATGGGAAATCTGTTTTCAAAGCTGtagagaatattaataatatcatcaCACCTGAATTGTTGAAGGTATTGAGTGTTCAACGTTTAAGCATAATACGTAGCATACATaacttctttcaattttacatagatttatcaaaatttgtcaattttttaaacacattTAGAAGGTGTTGTATATATTGTTCATATGATAGAACAATAAAaacatttgaatttattaactaatcaatatgaaaatatttgttacctAGTCAAATTTGGAAGTCACGCAACAAACTGATATCGATAACCTTCTATTGAAACTCGATGGTACACCAAATAAGTCGAAACTTGGTGCCAATGCACTTTTAGGCGTTTCTTTGGCAGTTTGTAAAGCAGGAGCTGCTAAGAAAGGGATCCCTTTATACAAGTGAGTGTGATTTTTAACTTAAATTTgatatcataatttataaataaaattatttaaacaaatctttctttattaGCCTACATAATACACAGCTTTCACCTTCGACATATCGTAATAGGTAATTTTGTAAATCGTTGTGTAATTGCAGATATATCGCGGAATTGGCAGGAAATGCCAATATTATTTTGCCAGTACCAgcttttaatgttattaatggAGGCTCGCATGCTGGAAACAAATTGGCAATGCAGGAGTTTATGATTCTACCTACTGGTGCTGCTAATTTCACTGAAGCCATGAAAATGGGTACTGAAGTTTACCACCATCTGAAGGCTGgtattaaaaagaagtttGGCCTTGATGCCACTGCTGTTGGCGATGAAGGTGGCTTTGCTCCAAATATTTTAGAGAACAAAGAAGCTTTAAATCTGATCATAGATGCCATTAAAGTAAGTATTTTTCTCtctgaaaggaaaataatttgttatggTATTAAGTTAAATGTTATTGAAAtgattattcataattatcgTACAATGTAGGTTGCTGGATACGAAGGCAAAATCAAGATTGGTATGGATGTTGCTGCAtctgaatttcataaaaatgggAAATACGATTTAGATTTTAAGAATGAAAAGTCTGATCCAAACACATATTTGGAGCCACAAGCTTTGAAGAacttatatttagaatttgttAAGGAATTCCCGATTGTATCGATTGAAGATCCATTTGACCAAGACGACTGGAACTCGTGGACTTCTATGACATCCTCCACTCCTATTCAAATTGTCGGTGATGACCTTACCGTTACAAATCCTGAAAGGTAAAATcgtcaaattaaattatttccgatttcttatgaaattacaagttcatcaaatttcgatataactcaaaatatcgaatcaattatttatgCTACAAAGTTATTTGTAgcattaaatttgataatttgtacattttaaaaagtaattacattCGTTGAAAGCTATTTTCACGTTCATAGACAATAATTTCATCGTAAACCTATTACACATTACAGAATTAAAACGGCCATTGAGAAGAAGGCTTGCAACTGTTTGTTATTAAAAGTCAATCAAATAGGCACTGTCACAGAATCAATTAATGCCCATAAACTTGCTAAAAGCGCTGGATGGGGTACAATGGTGTCTCATCGTTCTGGAGAAACAGAAGATACGTTCATAGCTGATTTAGTTGTTGGTCTATCGACTGGTCAGATCAAAACGGGTGCACCTTGTCGTTCAGAACGTTTGGCAAAGTACAATCAGATTCTTCGTATCGAAGAAGAATTGGGTGCGGCTGCCAAATATGCAGGGGAGAAATTCCGTAATCCTCATGCttaaaaaacaatatattttattaacacgagAAACTAGTTGTTATATTTTCTgcaaaataaatcgaatataatatactttcgTAATCTTCACAAttgtgttaataaaataatattcaatgcTATCAATGTTACTATAGCATATAAAGCTGAGAAAATTTTTAGTTTCCACTAAAAAGAGTacatgaagaaataaaaacatacaggtatttattatttaattatcattttaagaATTGTTTATAGATATAGACtagttaaatgaaataatattaccgATGATACAATACGATAcaagtaataataatgacaatactacgaaattaatttgttaatttgtttggggagcttttatttgtttaatggatatataaatcatatcttaatattttaagtatgatatttaaatcttGTTTCATAGAGATGGTTAAATTAGATCAGATTTCACAGCgagaagtaaaaaaagaaacgataaaatctGTTATCTGTGAAGTTAAAAGCACAAATTGAATGAATATCATGCATGATAATGATATTGATGAAGTTTAATTCTGGTTTCTCGTTAACCACGAGATCtaaatctatttaaataaagtCATCGGAAACACTGTAAAACagaagtaaaataaatgcgaataaatattataacattataatatttccaataaatcaATACTCCGctctaaaaaatgttattaactTCATTGTCActactttgtttctttttttcatctgctagaaagttatttatatcatattaaattaattaagtagATCAGATATGTTAATGTGTCGCCTCTCATTTTCCCTGAAACGCAATACGcatataattacgaaataaaatcatttgtaataattttaagcaCTAGTGATAACaagtatcaaaaatattcatcagCATCGAACAGATAGATATATCGTCCAACGATATTTCCATTAACAAACGCTGAAAAGGATGCTGAAAAGGAAATAGATCCAATAGCCAGAAGGGCGACGCACTCGATAGAATGCCGAACAAAtcgtgagtgagtgagtgggTTACAAATCGTGATCTCTCTGTTTCGCAACGCTGATTTATCAAGTCCATAACtagaagatataaatttctcgaaataaatCGCGGGGAGCGCTTTATCACACGTGcaacgttatttaaatttgctactgacaaaaaggaaataggaaaaaaaaaaaaagtgaagaTTCGCGAAAGTATACACCGCAGTGGAGTGTTATAATTGTTCACGCAACGCTAATAAATACTAATCCGTGCACTCATGTTTCGATATATAGGCAACGCCAATATCGAGATGTCGAATTGCGGTCACGTACAAAGCTGCTGGTGCTCGATCATCTCTGTGCTTATCGTCTTGGCTGAATCAGGTGATCGAGAAACAGATTTCCACAGTCGCAATGGAAGAAATTTGGGCATTTCACAAACGCCAGCGCTACGTATAAGAAggcgataatttattaacgcAACGCTAAtcgaaaaaattgcaaaaacaaTCTCGCAACGCTGGATCTTGAAACGAATTTAACGTAAAGTCAAACAGCCGAACTGATGAAATCGAGGAATAGAAAACATATGTAAGACAATGTTCAGTAACAATTACGAATAAGATTATGTTCTTAATGGTGAAcctttatatatatgaaaagtaTATAAGGTAACCAGGTTTAACGTTCGATCTACcatttcttttggaaaatGTCGCGCGGAGCCGTTTACGTCTCTAAATATCATGGCCTTCTTTTCTACGACTTGTACGAGTAAGTATCGTACTAAGCTGCCGCCCCGTGTGTCATTCGGTTTGGGGATTACTGTGCACCCACTCCTTAGTCTCACCTTTTTTTCGCTCGTGTAAGGAGGTTTGCTCGCGTTCAGGGATATTTTGGCCGAATTTCAATCGCGTTATTTTGGCTTCGAGAACCACCCTTTAAATTTCCTGACACCTGTAGCCAAACACCCTACATATATATTCCTTCTTTTAGTTTCACCGTACTACTCCAACGATCCCGTCCGACCTTCACGTAACAAACGTACTGCGAGTTTCGCATCATACCAGATCCTTCTTCCTTCAAATTTCCGCACGCCGCTCTCTAGCTACTAGTCTTTGGTTTCCCTTACTTCCCTTATTAAATGACTACCTTAGTAACGCCTCTGATCTTTAATCTTTATACCTACCGCTATTCTATCGAATTGTTGTTGCCGCTGCTTGTTCGTTGCTGCTCTTCCTCGTCCCTTTTCCTTAAGCACACATTCTCGCCAAATATCGTATTCCTTCCTTGCTATATCCACACCTTTCTACACATTTCTCCCTATCTTTCTCGCTATCTGTCTTCCTcaattcctttcttccttcttttacaGTCTCCTTGGCTAGAGTCCTTCCTCTAGCCTCTTCGGCTCTTACTTCAAATTTAATGGCCCTTGCATAGCTCAGCATATTCTCAATCTCtatctctatttttatttctcgtgaTAGCAGGTGTGGTCCGGCGTGTATCAATCCAATACCAACGTCGCACTTTAGATACTTTCATAGAATCCTCTCTAGGTGCTTTCTCCGTAAGATCTATAAGATATCGCACATTTTACTAAACTATCGAATAAACTTATTCTTCTTATATAATCATCCGAGAATAGTCCCTCCCCAATTCACCAAATCTGGCTTACAGCTAAGTTTCCTTTCCCTATCAACTGTTTCAGACGCCCCTGGTATTTCTGCCGCTGCTACTGAAAATGTAGtccatatatttcaattttcctacTTCCTCCAATTCTCTCACTTATGGACGTTTAACGTCAATCTTCGCGAATATCTTGAAAACTGAGCGAGTTCACTTTTTATGTTCGTAGTAAATCAGGGTGAATAAAATCAAAGATTCTGACAATTAATCGCGGATGGTATGTTTATAAACGCCTTTCACCATCTAGAgcctaatattttttatacctatgtgttttatattatacaaattggAAATGTTAGATGAAATCTTGAGTCATAAATACGTACATAAGGTGTACACAGTCAGGCTGTGTGCACCTGTGCATGTTTTTGAAATCGTAGAAGGTCCGGAAGGCGAACCGTGTCCTGACCGCGAATGCGGATTTACTTTCCACTTACTTTTTTATCGTGTACAAAACGTGTACGAAAGACAGATTACCAAATTGACAGACgacaattttatcaaattgatGAATTACGATAACTTTTACGGTAGAAAAAGCGAccaatattattgaattattaaacaatattcaaTAACAGTATACGGTATCTGTCGGATGGTTTCCagagaagaaatatacagaaCCAGAAAAATCTACGTACACGCACTTCTATGATTCTGTTGAATCAAACCAGAACATTAAATAATACCTTACCCTGAATAGATAGAAATACAAATGACgtattgttgaaaattaaattacttgaGTTTTACGGAGCTTTTTCTctaaaggaaaggaaaggaaagatttCAAATTCGAAATCTTAAAGGATTCTTAATAGAATCTATGAGATAATTGTTAATCGTACAAACGATTttggtttttatttaatgttatatacaattatgtCTCGAACGAATATGCAAGAAAATTGATTGTATCTCGGTGTACTTTCACTACCTGTATtacgacaaagaaaaaaaaaaaaaaagaaaagatcgtTTATACGGTTGACCGCGAGCACGAAGTAGCCTTAATGTAATCGGTCAAGTTGAGTCGTTAGCCTTGCCAGTCAGTTATCCGAATATCGGGTCAAGGTTATTGAACATCAGACGAATAAACTCGGCATCTGATGGTTCATTTTTGATGGCCGCATAAAATCATACTTTATCTCAATGACGGACCGTTTCTGTCGTGATCGATCAGGTTTGCTTAGGTTCCTATTCGAGAGCAtctaaaatacgataaaacaatCGCTGGCTGGCTATCAACACGCGTATCTATACAGAAAAGAGAGGATCCGTACGAAAGTCTGAATGGAAAaaggttattttattttttcgactCGTCGTTTCATGTAGAATCGCCGTGCCATTCCGTTGATCTTAGTTGAAACTGATCTTTTCTGACCGGATATTTCCTGCTGAAGGTAAGCCACTTAGAGATAATGGTCGCTCCGCCGTCTAGTGTGCCCACAATGAACGCCGAGAAAGGGATTTAATCGAAGTAAGTGGCTTATAAGAGCGCGTATGGTGGAATGTTTCATTCAGTTGAGCCAACGTGACCAAGGCAAACGAGACCCGGTGCGTGTCTAACGAATCGTTTACTTATCGTTCATCGCTTTTCCGTTCCGTATCGTATTTTCTACTACGTATGTGCGCACAGTGGAGATATcgaatttgttaattatttctcgAAACAGTTGAATTTCCTTCTCTTGATGGTGTCAAACTATCGTTTCATTTCTCGTCTCAtagtaattggaaaatttctacaattacaataaacgttgtatataatacgtatatataatacgGTATATAATACGACACTACCATGAAGATGAGAAAGTAAAAGTACTAAAAGTTGCAGCGATGGGTGTgtgagaatgaaaaagaaaactttgCCTCTAACAATAAgtgataataattgttatttttaaaacgtaaacgtttaaaatacaaatctaTTTTCTGTCAAATCACAAGcaaaatatatcattctttCGTAACATTTCTTCATAAGTGTATATATATCGGTATAGCACGTTCAAGGAATGTATAGAGTCGTCCCTATTATATACGCATACGTTCGTAAAGTGATAAAAGAGACAGAGGTCCTTTCTATGAcggaaatatttgatttcttAACGGTAAAACTACGTTACAGCTTGATCATTATTCGCATTTTTGCAGTTTGCCTGCTTTATCGTGATTCTATCTTTCCTTGAGAAATAATTCAGTTAGACATATCGattatacatagatatttttttttttttttttttttttttttttttaaagaatcttACGGCAGAAGGATATCCAAAACAAGAGGCTGCAGATAAGACTGGTCTTTCACGCTAGTCCATAATTATCCAGATCAAACACACTTGGTAGTCATCTAttggattaattattaaatttatcattggGCAAATCCGTGAATCTTATATAACTACCATGTACGTTTCAATATTATCTCTAAGGTTAAAGTTGTAATTCATTAAGACGTGCAATTTCAAAAACAGAAACAGCGTTgaattaaagttaatatttcgcatataaattatgattacGTGATCTTAAGCAGAgtcgatttcgatgatttttttttttctatacgtATAACCATCGGTCTCGCCTAGTATTTGTATCGCAGATGCGTGAATATACATCTACATGTATTCAGTGTATTTCTGCCTATAGTTGCGCGTATGTGACAGCGTATGCGTTTTCCGTCTGCCGCTCCGCTTATTCGGTTTGCAAGTGAGGATCGGCCGAGCATAAAACGAGGTTGTGAAAAATGTCTGTTGCAACTTGTAATTCAACCAAAAACGAATATCGATGTATCTGGTTTGGACTTTGGTTAAACCAAGCAATGCGATGGTCGCGAGGCGGCCGGTAACGCTTGAGCGAAATAATGATCGATTATATGAATAGTTGTGCTTGAAATCTTTAACGTTTATGGACGGAAGACAAGCACGGATGCACAACTATAGGTAGAAATACACTGTAGCGATACGCTGAAGTTTTTAGAGGTTGAAACAATTCTACAAGCTTATCAGCAGCATCCGAATCGATTATGAAAGGAAAGtcatagaattattaaagtacTAGAGTCAAGCTGGGTTTCACGTTTCACAGTGACGGTGATTAAAAAGCTTGCAACTTATTGTACCAACGAAGCAGATACATTTTAATCCACAACAAAATCTTACGAAACTCTGGAAACTCTAAGTTAGGTAGCTTGCTAAGTAAGGCAGTTTAAATGTTTcgttaaaatgcaaaaatttgaagtaaacgttcaaatatatatacatatatatgtatacgggGAACGTCATCGATCAAAGTGTCATCCGGCGCGAGTTCAATAAGTGTAGAATGTAGAATCACGAATCTAGAATCGAGAATCTAAAATGAAGAACCTAAAAGCTGAATGAAGTGGCCCGTTGAAACTCCATCTGACTTTTATCCAAATATTTAATGACAATTAGCTTGGAAACTAACACCTACGATATGCACAAAATACATAGAACACGTAGAAGCAAAAACACAACGATTACGTCGACAACATTACTTTCATGTAATGCATTACATAGTAAACGTGTCTTATTAAGTTGAAAGTCACTGTTTTCATCATTTACATCAAAGATTTCCGTTAACGAAATATCATTTCATGCCAAGTCAAACATATCAGAGACTGAGGAAAATTACGATAAGAAGCAAATAAGAAGCAACAAGGCGCAAAGTTATTAAATCACACGTGATCGAATTATTAACTAGCGAAGTGACTGATTGTGAGAATTGTGAAAGATCGATATTAAACAGTTTGAATTTGTTTAAACCTGCTTCGGTATGGCGTCGCCAGAAGGGTATGTTAAATCgctatattatacatttcgaGCAATAATCATCGTAGAAACATAgtttacgttacaacgaatatgtaataaattttcattgtattcGTTGAGCTTGTCGCTTGTGCCCATACTGTTCATAGAGGTATATGGTATACGTATATCTTTATGtgtctgtctctgtctctttgTATCTTTATGCTTGTGTTTATAGAATAATAAGTTTCTTATGCTTATACGGAAATTCAAGCCAAGTATTTCAACAGACTGAGTATACAGagtaatatatcaaatattgaaaagtacgcgtatatttctatattttgtcGCATCTAACTGTAATTCAATGTTGCAAGTTTCGCAACCAggtacatacatgtatacgCTTTTGTATGCTTCAATTCCTACATGCACTTatctttatctcttttttatctattcatctttttttcatcGTAACGTACAACTCGTCCATCGTACATTACAGTTGATATCTTCTAACCAAGACATTCTCTTTCTACCATCCACATTAGTTTTCAGCGTTTTTCTTctaaatagtaaattattaagaCAAACAGTacaaacaaacgaaacaaaattcgttattttcaatGAATGTCGATAATAAGTCGGATAACTCGAATATGTAGATGTGCCTAACTTTGTTATCGTCTATGTCTATAGAAAAGTGAAGCGTGTAGCTGATAGCTGAATTACGTAGTCTAACTATaagtatacatacatgtacgtGCTATGCTGTAACTCGTGTAACTttctaaatgtaaaattgtGCTACTTAGAGGAAAGGCTGAAAGACGATGTcatcgatataataaaaattatggtatatttaaaaagatttcttcctttctttgtcAAATGCTGCTATTTTAGGGAAGAACACCGTTCAATGTTAGGATACCATGCAGCCAATTACGATGCAAAGATAATACAGGTTGGCAATGTTTGCGAAgacattgaaaataataatactcaCGATAAAGACAGCACTTTGGACGAAAAATGTGACACAATATATTACTCGTCAAATTCCAAAGGTATATTCGCACAGGTGAGGCGCATTAATAAacatgtattattaataaaatgtacgacGCGCAGAAGGAATTACTTGTAATAGTTTGAAAAGTCAACGGTCGGATGAAACTTGAAACGAtaggaataatataaatatactgttCTCTCTTGTTGCtgaattaattgcaaattCTTGACAAACTTGCTCCGTTTTACATActaagtaattatttatcgacCACCATTATTTCCTTCCAAGTTCCAAGCCAAAGTCATTTTCTGTTCtccataatatacatacatgtgtgtgtgtgcgtgtgtgtgtgtgtgtgtgcgcgcgcgtgtaATATAGAAGTTAACTAAAGAGAtagtaatgtaaataaataataatagtaataatttatcaagtatattaagtatatagtatagtatagtatagtatatcAAGTAACAGTATTGACAAATATTATtgatagatattattattattttattattattattattattatttatttttagtccgtgcctttcggctttggacgaactttcggtttacatttcttacattcattgtattgcactccttggCATATGCTTATCTCTAAtagctaaaactaatgactacaaactattaTTGATAGATATTATTATGCTGTTGATGATAATACgataacaataaaacaatgaaaatctCCATGATACCTTTGAGTCcatttgaaagtaaaaaagcAAGTAACAAATATCACttttgattatttgaaaacTCGTTTCGTCTAGGTGAATATGTATTCACAGAAAAGAAGCCACCTcgaatttcgatgattttcaaatatcttataaaGTTCAACATTGTGAAT is part of the Bombus pyrosoma isolate SC7728 linkage group LG13, ASM1482585v1, whole genome shotgun sequence genome and encodes:
- the LOC122574165 gene encoding enolase isoform X2 encodes the protein MPIKSIKARQIFDSRGNPTVEVDLVSDNGLFRAEVPSGASTGVHEALELRDNDKSKYHGKSVFKAVENINNIITPELLKSNLEVTQQTDIDNLLLKLDGTPNKSKLGANALLGVSLAVCKAGAAKKGIPLYKYIAELAGNANIILPVPAFNVINGGSHAGNKLAMQEFMILPTGAANFTEAMKMGTEVYHHLKAGIKKKFGLDATAVGDEGGFAPNILENKEALNLIIDAIKVAGYEGKIKIGMDVAASEFHKNGKYDLDFKNEKSDPNTYLEPQALKNLYLEFVKEFPIVSIEDPFDQDDWNSWTSMTSSTPIQIVGDDLTVTNPERIKTAIEKKACNCLLLKVNQIGTVTESINAHKLAKSAGWGTMVSHRSGETEDTFIADLVVGLSTGQIKTGAPCRSERLAKYNQILRIEEELGAAAKYAGEKFRNPHA
- the LOC122574165 gene encoding enolase isoform X1, encoding MVLIRAECIKCRSFIVRLLISKYSTNYNRKMPIKSIKARQIFDSRGNPTVEVDLVSDNGLFRAEVPSGASTGVHEALELRDNDKSKYHGKSVFKAVENINNIITPELLKSNLEVTQQTDIDNLLLKLDGTPNKSKLGANALLGVSLAVCKAGAAKKGIPLYKYIAELAGNANIILPVPAFNVINGGSHAGNKLAMQEFMILPTGAANFTEAMKMGTEVYHHLKAGIKKKFGLDATAVGDEGGFAPNILENKEALNLIIDAIKVAGYEGKIKIGMDVAASEFHKNGKYDLDFKNEKSDPNTYLEPQALKNLYLEFVKEFPIVSIEDPFDQDDWNSWTSMTSSTPIQIVGDDLTVTNPERIKTAIEKKACNCLLLKVNQIGTVTESINAHKLAKSAGWGTMVSHRSGETEDTFIADLVVGLSTGQIKTGAPCRSERLAKYNQILRIEEELGAAAKYAGEKFRNPHA